A single Amphiprion ocellaris isolate individual 3 ecotype Okinawa chromosome 1, ASM2253959v1, whole genome shotgun sequence DNA region contains:
- the pkd1l2a gene encoding polycystic kidney disease protein 1-like 2 isoform X1 translates to MQDATRESEQCTSSGMNRNTLTTLTLIVFFLSWSCYAEEDADALSCPENQEGFDGSCYEFVGLQRSFLSAEGWCEQGGGHLAFILNDEMQQFLQQHLQPETDWWLGLAPAAPNLTLDSAPTEGSLAWLDGSDVSYNNWMNPPDEQAACGHILRHSGFQWEATGNCSQELNFICQFDSGRSIACDRQSATLQCGSGQVIEIDDSFYGRKTIHYCRSKLTASPTSSQEECSWIDVVDSVTAHCHGLQACRAPVDLSSFGEPCPVLGSYLSVEYRCKHGLQLLLSKLAAVFDNVTITVKWLLHPFQGNLTCTLSAGDGHTIDPYNPEEMESTIIHKFTRPGVFMVGVECNTSDWHVTAQKAITIQEPVGEFLVIKCYSRNISTEGTKCKALYGTPVQIQLMVKAGTNVSYTIHHEAHLIANSSVKKGNTPHNITLNSSVVEKLGHGCHSLTLSASNRVTTHTVSSDLELCLLEPIESLQASVIAENDVCPDSADLIIGVSLERGAPAELLFTLTGAKDTLSETRDLHNDSLQAYTFSNPHEGTLKVNVRAMNAFSASDVDVHLSNILEACQNYSDFSTGSDGNTMGSMSDNDSGNLKIISTPDTLVDYSQSVTLTVNETESLPTKGLAFEWKCIGDCKCTNKTNEETHVIEQDCLPNPFEMFKYALSVRKRTWFRKWLNVGSASKCITVAPSTELTHVTIGCDNCASINIKEDLKLKLSCVTTCPDVIWYIEDPKPLTGNLSKCYSEAGRKQPIEKQNGGTEYTVHSQHLKVSRDTLHNITVIAYGKEVPGFAKYTLPIPGPEPTEPPANSTTTTDAPIDPTIPSCSISPLSGTVLDAFDISCKENSFCSTGCNYCFKTKTGKHLRCTNTNEVKSVFLPLGDKKNNYSLSVVVTVKNEYQEETTTVVTQVRKSSSSASVQTLQSAVEDSVTQLEQQGLLSGEAIGQIFTSVSDMLNTESDQNQKDARSKLREQMLTKMTAVLLDSPSNTTQEVQVTARAVAGLTQRSDELSAAAQEEAGSLLVDLSSSLNTISVNQHNKKDKEVVQAAAPIVEAASNILNISSNKKVSDFLLTGMNNVQSALLNNRKLNGEPAIIDSGQISVYVNRISPKNMQKQAINVQKNSSSRFSFPSLPADIVSPEEPVDVRMMSFEKNPYSWSEGNITGTVGSVSLTRANGSIITVENLPEEIEILLPRLDVGQENSTLLDLANFSTLIIDIPSPDVTLVLKMEPSEDISFMLFLGYKDYPNDENYVAKTQIPLENTKEEEKFTWVLSPKDRTGDVGVHYLVLKPIVEPGVKSINATVTVVSIAAQCKYWNETDSSWSEDGCRVGPLTTHLVTQCLCNHLTFFGSSFFVMPNLVDVSRTAELFATFTNNPVVVCFVGAIFAAYLFVVVWARRKDIQDSAKVKITVLEDNDPLAEYRYILNISTGHRHGASTSSQVTITLLGTEGESEPHHLTDSEKPVFERGGVDMFLLTTHFSLGDLQSIRMWHDNSGEHPAWYVNKVMVQDLETGQKWHFLCNSWLAVDVAECTLDKVFPVATDTDLKRFSNLFFMKTAKDFRDGHIWFSVISRPPCSTFTRVQRVSCCFSLLLCTMLTSIMFWGIPTDPSEQTMDLGHIEFTWQQVMIGIQSSVIMFPINLLIVSIFRNTRPREKASKTDTSKQGKTVRVSPSQTSTPQKEQKDITPDTVIKDIKRIAQSLSKAMKSPLPHLELHPGQQADINTLLSLVEDIIRQQNRAAGDFYTDASKKDRSMILSLGAGDLQEDSMLESPEKMSGEVQKKSNNSRYLYRQLRHVEKELSLLGPTRFPNPNSYSRAMQQVQGMKGLLEYHLPSSSLDGDNRSPSPEESIDESTSKKCCQGGLPWWFVFVGWILVIATSGVSGYFTMMYGLTYGKDRSVSWLISMVVSFFESLFITQPLKVLGFATFFALILKKVDQEEYGEPQIDERLRNQDDPNAMRGARRDSTCSFYQPPPPTDIERMRSNMVKEQKVFALVREILAYMGFMWMLLLVAYGQRDPNAYFLTQHIRQSFSKGISDTMSIQDVFNWANTTLLSNLFGEYPGFITDGNSKLVGNARLRQVRVQKNSCHVDRSMQRSVPDCHAPYSWELEDMGSYGLGWSRSVGDNASVNHNSPWTYRSQSKLRAYPIWGSVRLYRGGGFVVDLGPDLQNSSRILQYLYDNTWIDVYTQAIFVEFTVYNANVNLFCIVTLMLETTAIGAFQFRSELQSVRLYQSTGGLHIFVMASEAIYFLFIIYYMVIQGKLMRKQKWSYFKSKWNLLELVIIILSWSALSVFIKRTLLGKRDMNYYQNNKDQYASFHETAKADAVLGYLIAFLVLLATVKLWHLLRLNPKLHMITATLQRAWTDISGFLVVMTIMFLAYSIASNLMYGWKLYSYRTLLDAAQTMVSLQLGIFNYEEVLNYNPVLGAFLIGSCIVFMTFVVLNLFISVILVAFSQEQIHHKPSEEDEIVDLMLMKLCSLFGLKCKKQGGGVLTERPTVSSAPINRLSTISSGNIHEG, encoded by the exons ATGCAAGATGCTACCAGAGAGTCTGAGCAGTGCACAAGTTCAGGTATGAACAGAAACACTTTAACCACGCTCACTTTGATTGTTTTCTTCCTCAGCTGGAGTTGTTACGCTGAGGAGGATGCAGATGCTCTATCCTGCCCAGAAAACCAGGAGGGTTTTGACGGCTCTTGCTATGAGTTTGTCGGCCTGCAGCGATCCTTTCTTAGTGCCGAGGGATGGTGTGAGCAAGGTGGAGGACACCTGGCCTTCATCCTCAATGATGAAATGCAGCagttcctccagcagcacctgcaGCCGGAGACGGACTGGTGGCTGGGGTTGGCACCTGCAGCTCCAAACCTCACActcgactctgctcccactgaGG GTTCCCTTGCATGGTTGGATGGCTCAGATGTCAGCTATAATAACTGGATGAACCCGCCGGATGAACAAGCAGCGTGTGGACACATCCTGAGACATTCAGGCTTCCAGTGGGAAGCCACAGGAAACTGTAGCCAGGAACTTAACTTCATTTGCCAGTTTG attctgGGAGATCTATCGCGTGCGATAGACAAAGTGCTACACTGCAGTGCGGTTCTGGTCAAGTTATAGAGATTGACGACAGCTTCTATGGTCGAAAAACAATTCACTACTGCCGATCCAAACTGACAGCCTCGCCCACATCCTCCCAGGAGGAGTGCAGCTGGATAGATGTGGTAGATTCAGTAACAG CTCATTGCCATGGACTGCAGGCTTGCCGGGCTCCAGTGGATCTGAGCTCTTTTGGTGAACCGTGTCCTGTGCTGGGAAGTTACCTTTCTGTAGAGTACCGCTGCAAACATG GACTCCAACTGCTGTTAAGTAAGCTGGCAGCTGTCTTTGATAATGTGACCATCACTGTGAAGTGGCTCCTTCATCCATTTCAGGGCAATTTAACGTGCACTCTGAGCGCAGGAGATGGCCACACTATTGATCCTTACAACCCAGAAGA GATGGAGAGCACAATTATACACAAGTTCACCCGTCCTGGTGTTTTTATGGTTGGAGTGGAGTGCAACACCAGCGACTGGCATGTGACAGCTCAGAAAGCAATAACCATTCAGGAGCCGGTTGGAGAGTTTCTTGTGATCAAGTGTTATAGCAGGAATATATCAACAGAGGGCACTAAGTGCAAGGCGCTTTATGGCACTCCTGTTCAGATCCAGCTTATGGTGAAGGCAG GTACAAATGTTTCCTACACAATTCATCATGAAGCCCATTTGATTGCAAACTCATCAGTGAAGAAAGGAAACACACCCCACAACATTACACTGAATTCAAGTGTGGTGGAGAAGCTTGGACATGGCTGCCACAGTTTGACTCTATCTGCGTCTAACAGAGTCACAACCCACACAGTGTCCTCTGATCTGGAGCTGTGTCTGCTGGAGCCTATTGAAAGCCTGCAGGCCTCTGTGATAGCAGAGAATGACGTTTGTCCAGACTCCGCTGATCTCATCATCGGTGTCTCGTTGGAGCGAGGAGCccctgcagagctgctcttCACTCTCACTGGAGCCAAGGACACACTGTCTGAGACCAGAGACTTGCACAATGATAGCTTACAGGCTTATACATTCTCCAACCCACATGAAG GAACCTTGAAAGTGAATGTACGCGCAATGAATGCCTTTTCGGCCTCTGACGTGGATGTGCACTTAAGCAACATACTTGAAGCTTGTCAGAATTATTCTGACTTTTCAACAGGCAGTGATGGAAATACA ATGGGTAGCATGAGTGACAACGACTCCGGTAACTTGAAAATAATCTCTACTCCTGACACTTTGGTTGACTACAGTCAGAGTGTCACACTGACAGTAAACGAAACTGAATCATTACCCACCAAAGGACTTGCATTTGAATGGAAATGTA TTGGAGACTGCAAgtgtacaaacaaaacaaatgaggaAACTCATGTTATTGAACAAGACTGTCTTCCAAACCCAtttgaaatgttcaaatatgcATTATCTGTGAGGAAAAGAACCTGGTTTAGGAAATGGCTCAATGTTGGTTCAGCTTCAAAGTGCATCACTGTTGCGCCTTCAACAGAATTAACACACGTCACTATCGG TTGCGATAATTGTGCTTCAATAAACATAAAGGAAGATTTAAAGTTAAAACTGAGTTGTGTGACAACTTGCCCAGATGTAATTTGGTATATTGaagaccccaaacctttgaca GGTAACCTCAGCAAATGTTACTCCGAAGCAGGAAGGAAGCAACCAATTGAGAAGCAAAATGGAGGCACTGAATATACAGTACACAGCCAACATTTAAAAGTTTCAAGGGACACATTGCACAACATCACTGTGATTGCTTATG GCAAGGAGGTCCCTGGTTTTGCCAAATACACTCTTCCAATACCTGGACCTGAGCCAACTGAACCACCTGCaaactcaacaacaacaactgatGCGCCCATAGACCCCACAATCCCCTCGTGTAGCATCTCTCCACTGTCGGGAACTGTGCTTGATGCTTTTGACATTAGCTGCAAAGAAAACTCTTTCTGCTCTACAGGCTGTAATTACTGCTTCAAGACCAAGACAG GCAAACATCTGAGGTGCACTAACACAAATGAAGTGAAATCCGTCTTCCTGCCTCTTGGAGATAAAAAGAATAATTACAGTTTGTCTGTTGTTGTGACGGTGAAAAATGAATATCAGGAAGAAACCACAACTGTCGTCACTCAG GTCCGGAAAAGTAGCTCCAGTGCCTCCGTCCAAACTCTCCAGTCTGCAGTGGAGGATAGTGTGACTCAGTTAGAGCAGCAAGGTTTGCTCTCTGGTGAAGCAATCGGACAGATATTTACTTCAGTATCTGATATGCTGAATACAGAATCTGACCAAAATCAGAAGGATGCGAGATCAAAG ctcAGAGAGCAAATGCTAACCAAAATGACTGCAGTGCTGCTGGACTCCCCCAGCAACACAACTCAGGAAGTACAAGTGACAGCCAGAGCTGTGGCCGGACTCACACAGCGATCAGATGAGCTCAGTGCTGCTGCTCAA GAAGAAGCAGGTTCGTTGTTGGTAGACCTCAGCTCCTCTCTCAACACTATCAGTGTTAATCAGCAcaacaagaaagacaaagaagttGTGCAAGCAGCTGCACCAATAGTGGAAGCAGCCAgtaatattttgaatatttcatcaaat AAAAAAGTCTCAGATTTTCTTCTGACTGGGATGAACAATGTTCAGAGTGCTTTACTGAATAACAGAAAGCTGAATGGAGAGCCTGCCATCATTGACTCTGGTCAGATCAGTGTGTATGTAAACAG AATATccccaaaaaacatgcaaaagcagGCTATAAATGTGCAGAAGAACAGCTCCTCCAGATTTTCTTTCCCTTCACTGCCTGCTGATATTGTCTCTCCAGAGGAGCCGGTGGATGTCAGA ATGATGAGTTTTGAGAAGAATCCATATTCCTGGAGCGAAGGAAACATCACAGGAACTGTAGGGTCTGTGTCTCTCACCAGAGCCAATGGCAGCATCATTACTGTTGAGAACTTACCTGAAGAGATAGAG ATTCTCCTACCAAGGCTTGACGTTGGGCAGGAGAACAGCACACTCCTGGACCTTGCCAATTTCAGCACATTAATAATTGACATCCCTTCGCCGGATGTAACGCTGGTGCTGAAAATGGAGCCATCTGAAGACATTTCCTTCATGCTATTCCTGGGATATAAAGATTATCCAAATGATGAGAATTATGTAGCCAAGACTCAGATTCCTCTGGAGAACACAAAAGAAG AGGAGAAGTTTACCTGGGTGCTGAGTCCCAAAGACAGAACAGGAGATGTTGGAGTGCACTACCTTGTTTTGAAGCCCATCGTGGAGCCGGGCGTCAAATCCATCAACGCCACTGTCACTGTTGTTTCCATTGCTGCCCAGTGCAAATACTGGAATGAAACGGATTCTTCATGGAGTGAAGATGGCTGCAGG GTTGGTCCACTTACCACTCATTTGGTCACGCAGTGCCTCTGTAACCACCTAACTTTCTTTGGCAGCTCGTTCTTTGTCATGCCAAACTTGGTGGACGTGTCTCGCACTGCTGAGCTTTTTGCTACATTCACCAACAATCCTGTGGTGGTGTGTTTTGTGGGAGCCATTTTTGCTGCttatctgtttgtggttgtttgggcGCGTAGGAAAGACATCCAAGATTCAGCCAAG GTCAAGATAACAGTTCTTGAGGACAATGACCCCTTGGCTGAGTATCGTTATATACTGAATATTAGCACAGGGCACCGCCATGGTGCATCCACTTCTTCTCAG GTGACCATAACTCTGCTGGGTACAGAGGGAGAAAGTGAGCCCCACCACCTGACAGACTCTGAGAAGCCTGTGTTTGAGAGGGGTGGAGTGGACATGTTTCTGCTGACGACACATTTTTCTCTTGGAGATCTACAGAGTATAAGAATGTGGCATGATAACTCCGGAGAACATCCTGCTTG GTATGTCAACAAAGTGATGGTGCAGGATCTGGAGACTGGTCAGAAATGGCACTTTCTGTGTAACTCCTGGCTGGCTGTAGATGTGGCAGAGTGCACTCTGGACAAGGTCTTTCCAGTAGCAACAGACACAGATTTGAAGAGATTCAG CAATCTGTTCTTCATGAAGACAGCCAAGGATTTCCGTGATGGCCATATCTGGTTCTCTGTCATCAGTCGGCCTCCATGCAGCACTTTCACACGTGTGCAGCGAGTGTCCTGCTGTTTTTCCCTGCTGCTGTGCACCATGTTGACCAGCATCATGTTTTGGGGAATCCCCACAGACCCCTCTGAGCAGACCATGGACCTGG GTCACATCGAGTTTACCTGGCAACAGGTTATGATCGGAATCCAAAGTTCAGTCATCATGTTTCCCATCAATCTCCTTATTGTGAGCATCTTCAGAAACACTCGTCCTCGAGAGAAAGCCAGCAAAACAGATACGTCGAAACAGGGGAAGACCGTTCGAGTTTCTCCCTCACAGACTTCAACTCCTCAGAAAGAACAGAAGGACATCACACCAGACACTGTGATCAAG GACATTAAGAGAATTGCTCAGTCATTGTCGAAGGCCATGAAGAGTCCACTGCCACATCTGGAGCTTCATCCTGGTCAGCAGGCTGACATCAACACTCTGCTGTCTCTGGTGGAAGACATCATCAGACAGCAGAACCGAGCAGCTGGGGATTTCTACACCGACGCCTCCAAGAAGGATCGCTCTATGATCCTCAGTTTAGGTGCTGGGGATCTACAAG AGGACAGTATGTTGGAGAGCCCTGAGAAGATGTCAGGTGAAGTTCAGAAGAAGAGCAACAACAGCCGCTACCTATACAGGCAGCTGCGTCACGTTGAGAAGGAGCTCAGTCTGCTGGGGCCGACTCGTTTTCCAAATCCAAACAGCTACAGCCGAGCCATGCAGCAGGTTCAGGGAATGAAGGGTCTCCTGGAGTACCACCTGCCCTCATCCAGCCTGGATGGAGACAATCGCAGCCCCAGTCCTGAGGAGAGCATCGATGAAAGCACTAGCAAGAAGTGCTGTCAAGGAGGGCTGCCGtggtggtttgtgtttgttggctGGATATTGGTGATTGCAACCAGCGGTGTGTCAGGATACTTCACTATGATGTATGGGCTGACGTACGGGAAAGACCGCTCTGTAAGCTGGCTTATTTCCATGGTGGTCTCCTTCTTTGAGAGTCTCTTCATTACCCAACCTCTCAAG GTTCTTGGTTTTGCTACTTTTTTTGCTCTCATTCTGAAGAAAGTCGACCAGGAAGAGTATGGAGAGCCTCAGATTGATGAGCGTCTCAGAAATCAAG ATGACCCTAATGCGATGCGGGGAGCCAGAAGAGACAGCACATGCAGTTTCTATCAACCACCACCTCCTACTGACATCGAGAGGATGCGGAGCAACATGGTTAAAGAGCAGAAGGTCTTTGCCCTCGTAAGGGAGATTCTTG CCTACATGGGATTTATGTGGATGTTGCTCCTGGTGGCTTATGGTCAAAGAGACCCCAATGCCTATTTTCTGACACAACACATTCGCCAGAGTTTCAGCAAAGGGATCTCAGACACCATGAGTATTCAGGATGTGTTCAACTGGGCAAATACAACTCTGCTGAGCAACCTGTTTGGAGAATATCCAG GGTTTATCACAGACGGAAACTCAAAGCTGGTTGGTAACGCTCGTCTCCGCCAGGTGAGGGTGCAGAAAAACTCCTGCCACGTTGATCGCTCCATGCAGCGATCTGTGCCGGACTGCCACGCTCCATACTCCTGGGAGTTGGAGGACATGGGATCCTACGGTCTAGGATGGAGTCGCTCTGTGGGTGATAATGCCTCAGTGAACCATAACAGCCCCTGGACCTACAGGTCTCAGAGTAAACTGAGGGCCTACCCCATCTGGGGCAGTGTGAGGCTTTACAGAGGAGGAGGGTTTGTGGTGGATCTGGGGCCAGACTTACAAAACTCCAGCAG AATCCTTCAGTACCTTTATGACAACACCTGGATTGATGTGTACACCCAAGCAATCTTCGTCGAGTTCACTGTGTACAATGCTAACGTCAACCTCTTCTGCATTGTCACACTCATGCTGGAGACCACAGCTATAG GGGCTTTCCAGTTCCGCAGCGAGCTTCAGAGTGTTCGTCTTTACCAGTCGACCGGTGGCCTCCACATCTTTGTCATGGCTTCTGAGGCCATCTACTTCctctttatcatttattacatGGTCATTCAG GGGAAGCTGATGAGGAAACAAAAATGGTCTTACTTCAAGAGCAAGTGGAACCTGCTCGAGTTGGTTATCATCATTCTCAGTTGGAGCGCCCTGTCTGTCTTCATCAAAAGGACTTTGTTGGGGAAGAGAGACATGAACTATTACCAGAACAACAAAGACCA ATACGCCAGTTTCCATGAGACAGCCAAGGCCGATGCAGTGCTCGGGTATCTGATTGCCTTCCTGGTACTGCTGGCTACAGTCAAACTGTGGCACCTGCTGAGACTCAACCCCAAACTGCACATGATCACAGCAACGCTGCAGCGAGCCTGGACTGATATTTCAGGCTTCCTGGTGGTCATGACCATCATGTTCCTGGCCTATTCCATTGCT TCTAACCTGATGTATGGCTGGAAGCTGTACTCCTATCGTACCCTGCTTGATGCTGCTCAGACCATGGTCAGCTTGCAGCTTGGTATTTTTAACTACGAAGAG GTTCTGAATTATAATCCAGTGCTCGGTGCGTTCCTCATTGGCTCCTGCATCGTGTTCATGACCTTTGTGGTGCTGAACCtcttcatttctgtcattttggtggCATTCAGTCAAGAGCAGATACATCACAAG CCATCGGAAGAGGACGAGATTGTGGACCTGATGTTAATGAAACTCTGCAGTCTATTTGGGCTCAAATGTAAGAAACAAGGAGGCGGCGTCCTAACAGAGAGGCCAACTGTTTCGTCTGCTCCAATAAACAGACTCTCTACTATCTCTTCTGGGAATATTCATGAGGGATGA